One Nicotiana tomentosiformis chromosome 4, ASM39032v3, whole genome shotgun sequence genomic window carries:
- the LOC104119909 gene encoding eukaryotic translation initiation factor 3 subunit I-like, whose protein sequence is MRPILMKGHERPLTFLKYNRDGDLLFSCAKDHTPTVWFADNGERLGTYRGHNGAVWCCDVSRDSARLITGSADQSAKLWDVQTGTQLFTFNFDSPARSVDFSVGDKLAVITTDPFMGLPSAIHVKRISRDPSDQIGESVLTLKGPQGRINRAVWGPLNRTIISAGEDAVIRIWDVETGKILKESDKEVGHKKGITSLQKSVDGSHFITGSLDKSAKLWDIRTLTLIKNYTTERPVNAVTMSPLLNHVVLGGGQDASAVTTTDHRAGKFEAKFYDKILQQEIGGVKGHFGPINALAFNPDGKSFSSGGEDGYVRLHHFDHDYFNIKI, encoded by the exons ATGAGGCCGATATTGATGAAGGGCCACGAAAGGCCATTGACGTTTCTGAAATACAACAGAGACGGGGATCTGCTCTTCTCTTGCGCTAAGGACCATACCCCTACCGTTTGGTTCGCCGATAACGGCGAGCGTCTCGGCACTTACCGTGGTCATAACGGCGCTGTTTGGTGTTGCGACGTTTCCA GGGATTCGGCCAGGCTAATAACAGGAAGCGCGGATCAGAGTGCAAAGCTGTGGGATGTCCAAACTGGTACCCAGCTGTTCACATTCAACTTTGATTCCCCTGCTAGGTCTGTTGATTTTTCGGTTGGTGATAAGCTCGCAGTGATCACCACTGATCCTTTTATGGGACTGCCATCTGCTATCCATGTCAAACGCATCAGCAGAGATCCCAGTGACC AGATTGGCGAATCAGTGCTCACATTAAAGGGTCCCCAGGGAAGAATCAATAGAGCTGTGTGGGGACCCCTGAATAGAACAATCATAAGTGCCGGTGAAGACGCTGTAATACGTATCTGGGATGTTGAG ACAGGAAAGATACTGAAGGAGTCTGACAAGGAAGTTGGTCATAAAAAGGGTATTACATCGCTACAAAAGTCAGTAGATGGTTCGCACTTCATTACCGGTTCCCTTGATAAATCTGCAAAG CTTTGGGACATCAGAACTTTAACACTTATCAAGAACTATACAACTGAACGACCAGTGAATGCTGTCACAATGTCGCCGCTTCTTAATCAT GTGGTTTTGGGAGGTGGTCAGGATGCTTCAGCTGTCACAACTACTGATCACCGTGCTGGAAAGTTTGAGGCCAAATTCTACGACAAG ATTCTTCAACAAGAGATAGGAGGCGTTAAAGGGCATTTTGGACCAATAAATGCTTTGGCTTTCAATCCTGACGGGAAAAG TTTCTCAagtggtggtgaagatggatatGTGAGATTGCATCATTTTGACCATGATTACTTCAATATCAAGATTTAG